The following are encoded together in the Streptomyces tsukubensis genome:
- a CDS encoding DUF397 domain-containing protein, with amino-acid sequence MHHAYNGMAATDLQDLHEVVWQKSLHSNSQGSCVEFAKLPGGDVAVRNSRHPDGPALVYTRAEIEAMLLGVKDGEFDHLISG; translated from the coding sequence GTGCACCACGCGTACAACGGTATGGCCGCGACGGACCTACAGGACTTGCATGAGGTGGTCTGGCAGAAGAGTCTGCACAGTAATTCACAGGGATCCTGCGTGGAGTTCGCCAAACTTCCCGGCGGGGACGTGGCGGTACGCAACTCGCGCCATCCCGACGGACCCGCTCTCGTCTACACACGGGCCGAGATAGAGGCGATGCTGCTCGGCGTCAAGGACGGCGAGTTCGACCATCTGATCTCGGGCTGA
- a CDS encoding aldehyde dehydrogenase family protein: MSFFTELAHQYIDGEWRTGRGSWDIIDFNPHNGEKLASMTIATAEEVDEAYRAAERAQPAWEAAGAHARQRVLERALRVTQSMGDEIAAAIVQELGGTWEKARNEVSVAEDLLREASRIAIRPEGTILPSLTPGKENRLYRKPVGVVGVICPFNFPLLVALRSVAPALALGNAVVVKPNQNSPVVGGGLLARIFSEAGLPPGLLNIVVTDIAEIGDVLVEHPVPKLISFSGSDRVGRHIAALAATHFKRVVLQLSGNSALVVLDDLDAEGIDYAVDAAVFSRYMYQGQVCVSANRILVDRAVEAEFTAKFVARVEALRTGDPSDPESDLGPVISEFHAEALNTLVDQAVEDGATALVRGRTKGNLVEPTVLTGVPDGSPLLHQEIFGPIALIIPFDGEEEAVRIANDTPYGLSGAVHTANTERGVEFARRIETGMMHVNGATIQDEPLAPFGGEKFSGAGRLGGEATVQTFTTEKWISVQHGRPGFPL, encoded by the coding sequence ATGTCCTTCTTCACCGAACTGGCCCACCAGTACATCGACGGTGAGTGGCGCACCGGCCGCGGTTCGTGGGACATCATCGACTTCAATCCCCACAACGGGGAGAAGCTCGCCTCCATGACGATCGCCACCGCCGAGGAGGTCGACGAGGCCTACCGCGCGGCCGAGCGTGCCCAGCCCGCGTGGGAGGCGGCGGGCGCCCACGCCAGGCAGCGCGTCCTTGAGCGGGCCCTGCGGGTCACGCAGTCGATGGGTGACGAGATAGCCGCGGCCATCGTCCAGGAGCTCGGCGGCACTTGGGAGAAGGCGCGCAACGAGGTCTCCGTCGCGGAGGACCTTCTGCGGGAGGCCTCCCGTATAGCGATACGGCCGGAGGGAACGATCCTGCCCTCCCTGACGCCCGGCAAGGAGAACCGCCTCTACAGAAAGCCGGTCGGGGTCGTCGGCGTCATATGTCCCTTCAACTTCCCGCTGCTCGTGGCCCTCAGGTCGGTGGCCCCCGCCCTCGCACTGGGCAACGCGGTGGTCGTCAAGCCGAATCAGAACAGCCCCGTCGTGGGCGGCGGACTGCTCGCCAGGATCTTCTCCGAGGCCGGTCTGCCCCCGGGGCTGCTGAACATCGTCGTCACCGACATCGCGGAGATCGGCGACGTGCTGGTCGAGCACCCCGTACCGAAGCTCATCTCCTTCTCCGGCTCCGACCGGGTGGGCCGGCACATCGCCGCCCTCGCCGCCACGCACTTCAAGCGGGTCGTCCTCCAACTCAGCGGCAACAGCGCGCTGGTGGTCCTCGACGACCTCGACGCGGAGGGCATCGACTACGCCGTGGACGCGGCGGTCTTCAGCCGGTACATGTACCAGGGCCAGGTCTGTGTCTCCGCCAATCGCATCCTCGTGGACCGCGCCGTGGAGGCCGAGTTCACCGCCAAGTTCGTGGCCAGGGTCGAGGCTCTACGGACGGGCGACCCCAGCGACCCGGAGAGCGACCTCGGCCCGGTGATCAGCGAGTTCCACGCGGAGGCGTTGAACACACTGGTGGATCAGGCCGTCGAGGACGGTGCCACCGCGCTCGTACGCGGCAGGACCAAGGGGAACCTCGTGGAGCCGACCGTGCTCACCGGGGTGCCGGACGGCTCACCACTGCTGCACCAGGAGATCTTCGGACCCATCGCCTTGATCATCCCGTTCGACGGTGAGGAGGAGGCGGTACGGATCGCCAACGACACCCCCTACGGCCTCAGCGGGGCCGTCCACACCGCCAACACCGAACGCGGTGTGGAGTTCGCCCGCAGGATCGAGACCGGGATGATGCACGTCAACGGCGCCACCATCCAGGACGAGCCGCTGGCCCCGTTCGGCGGCGAGAAGTTCTCCGGGGCGGGACGTCTCGGCGGCGAGGCCACGGTGCAGACGTTCACCACGGAGAAGTGGATCTCGGTGCAGCACGGTCGGCCCGGGTTTCCGCTGTAG
- a CDS encoding ATP-binding protein, with protein sequence MGTNGSTMLVEPYRQGLPPLDPATVSEAAICSLRARYESVREARQFTRATLSGWELGERGDDIALVVSELVTNALRHALPAGTLGGGSGGESGSGEDNGADGSDEPGSSEAPVRLHLMRWTSRLVCAVRDPSRGSPIVGDSGDFGAESGRGLFLVDSFSDSWGWHPLSGALGGKLVWGMFQL encoded by the coding sequence ATGGGGACGAATGGATCGACCATGCTCGTCGAGCCGTACCGGCAGGGTCTTCCGCCGCTCGACCCCGCGACGGTCTCAGAAGCCGCCATCTGCTCCTTGCGCGCGCGCTATGAATCCGTGCGCGAGGCACGGCAGTTCACCCGGGCCACCCTGTCCGGCTGGGAGCTCGGCGAGCGTGGCGACGACATCGCACTGGTCGTCTCGGAACTCGTCACCAACGCCCTGCGGCACGCCCTGCCCGCCGGAACACTCGGAGGCGGGAGTGGTGGCGAAAGCGGGAGCGGCGAGGACAACGGCGCCGACGGGAGCGACGAGCCGGGGTCTTCGGAGGCTCCGGTACGCCTCCATCTGATGCGATGGACCTCGCGGCTGGTCTGCGCGGTGCGCGACCCGAGCAGAGGGAGCCCGATCGTCGGGGACAGCGGAGACTTCGGGGCCGAGAGCGGCCGGGGTCTCTTCCTCGTGGACTCGTTCAGCGACAGTTGGGGCTGGCACCCGCTGTCGGGCGCCCTGGGCGGCAAGCTCGTGTGGGGAATGTTCCAGCTCTGA
- a CDS encoding type B 50S ribosomal protein L31 gives MRKDIHPPYGPVVFRDRAADFAFLTRSTATSTRTVEWEDGQVYPVIDVETSSASHPFYTGTARVLDTAGRVERFERRYGKGARG, from the coding sequence GTGCGCAAGGACATTCACCCGCCCTACGGCCCCGTCGTCTTCCGTGACCGCGCGGCGGACTTCGCCTTTCTGACCCGTTCGACCGCGACGAGCACCAGGACGGTCGAGTGGGAGGACGGGCAGGTCTACCCCGTCATCGATGTCGAGACGTCGTCGGCCAGCCACCCCTTCTATACGGGTACCGCCCGCGTGCTGGACACCGCGGGCCGCGTCGAGCGTTTCGAGCGCCGCTACGGCAAGGGCGCCCGCGGCTGA
- a CDS encoding helix-turn-helix domain-containing protein, with protein sequence MTAGDWGFSRAEGPGGGSVVRRILLGSQLRRLREGRGITREAAGYSIRASESKISRMELGRVSFKARDVEDLLTLYGVGDEAERGQLLALVKEANLAGWWHSYSDILPGWFQTYVGLEGAASLIRVYEVQFVHGLLQTEAYAHAVVSRGMGDASGADIDRRVALRLDRQKALVSERAPRFEVVLDEAALRRPYGDRAVMRGQLEHLIEMSERPNVRLQVMPFSFGGHSGESGSFALLRFPESDLSDVVYLEQLTSALYLDKREEVTQYENVMKGLQEDSPTPSASRDVLRGLLQLI encoded by the coding sequence GTGACCGCAGGAGACTGGGGCTTTTCCCGGGCCGAGGGGCCGGGTGGAGGCTCTGTCGTACGGCGCATTCTGCTGGGCTCGCAGCTCAGACGCCTGCGGGAGGGCAGAGGCATCACCCGTGAGGCCGCCGGCTACTCGATCCGCGCCTCCGAGTCGAAGATCAGCCGCATGGAGTTGGGACGGGTGAGCTTCAAGGCGCGAGACGTAGAGGATCTGCTGACGTTGTACGGGGTCGGGGACGAGGCGGAGCGCGGGCAGCTGCTCGCCCTCGTCAAGGAGGCCAACCTCGCCGGATGGTGGCACAGTTACTCGGACATCCTGCCCGGCTGGTTCCAGACGTACGTCGGCCTTGAGGGTGCCGCCTCACTGATCCGGGTCTACGAGGTGCAGTTCGTGCACGGCCTGCTCCAGACGGAGGCCTACGCCCACGCCGTGGTCTCCCGGGGCATGGGTGACGCGAGTGGCGCGGACATCGACCGCAGGGTGGCGCTGCGGCTCGACCGCCAGAAGGCCCTGGTCTCGGAGCGCGCACCGAGGTTCGAGGTGGTCCTCGACGAGGCGGCGCTGCGGCGCCCCTACGGCGACAGGGCCGTGATGCGGGGCCAGTTGGAGCATCTGATCGAGATGTCGGAGCGGCCCAACGTGCGGCTCCAGGTGATGCCGTTCAGTTTCGGCGGCCACTCGGGCGAGAGCGGCTCTTTCGCGCTGCTGCGCTTCCCCGAGTCGGACCTGTCGGACGTGGTCTACCTGGAACAGCTGACCAGCGCCCTCTACCTCGACAAACGCGAAGAGGTCACCCAGTACGAGAACGTCATGAAGGGTCTCCAGGAGGACAGCCCCACCCCGTCCGCGAGCCGGGACGTGCTGCGTGGTCTACTCCAACTCATCTGA